A single genomic interval of Pseudorca crassidens isolate mPseCra1 chromosome 19, mPseCra1.hap1, whole genome shotgun sequence harbors:
- the GP1BA gene encoding platelet glycoprotein Ib alpha chain yields MPLFLLLLLLPSPSHSHPICGISKVASEVEMNCENKGLKAPPPDLQAETNILRLGGNPLGTFSTVSMVSLTHLTQLHLEKSQLTSLQTDATLPRLETLIISHNTLRSLPLLGRALPALYTLDVSFNELASLSPDALDGLSHLHELYLRGNKLKTLPPGLLQPTPKLKKLNLAENGLSELPPGFLDGLEELDTLYLQRNLLRTIPKGFFGDLLLPFAFFHDNTWFCDCGILYFSHWLQDNANNVYIWKEGVDAKAMTPNVTSVGCVNLPNTFVYTYSGEGCHTPGDRDSIDYDVYEEDDKVPTTRAAGSFSTHTSAHTTHWGLLYSLPTAPLGPQVSSLPPTKEQTTFRISTGPITFSKTLKPTPEPTSPSTPEPTSPSTPEPRAPSTPEPRAPSTPEPTAPSTPEPTAPSTPEPTAPSTPEPTSKTSEPTVSLTSTEPTSLPTILESTTATISEFVNLLKAQGVARWNVESSRNDPFLNSDFCCLFLGFYILGLLWLLFASVVLILLLFWVQHVKPQALATVTHTSHLELQRGRQVTVARAWLLFLQGSLPTFRSSLFLWVRPNGRVGPLLAGRRPSALSMGRGQDLLGTVAVRYSGHSL; encoded by the coding sequence ATGCCTCTCTTCCTCTTGCTGCTCCTGCTGCCAAGCCCTTCGCACTCCCACCCCATCTGTGGCATCAGCAAAGTGGCCAGCGAGGTGGAAATGAACTGTGAAAATAAGGGGCTGAAGGCGCCGCCTCCAGATCTGCAAGCAGAAACCAACATCCTCCGCCTGGGTGGGAACCCCCTGGGCACCTTCTCCACGGTGTCCATGGTGAGTCTGACTCACCTCACTCAGCTGCACCTGGAGAAGAGCCAGCTGACCAGCCTGCAGACTGACGCGACACTGCCCCGGCTGGAGACCCTGATTATATCCCACAATACACTGAGAAGCCTGCCCTTGTTGGGACGGGCGCTGCCAGCACTCTATACCCTGGACGTCTCATTCAACGAGCTGGCCTCATTGTCTCCTGATGCCCTGGATGGCCTGAGCCACCTCCATGAGCTCTACTTGCGTGGCAACAAGCTGAAGACTCTGCCCCCCGGGCTCCTGCAGCCCACGCCCAAGCTGAAGAAGCTCAACCTGGCTGAAAACGGGTTGAGTGAGCTGCCCCCTGGGTTCCTGGATGGGTTGGAGGAACTTGACACCCTCTACCTCCAGCGGAACTTGCTGCGCACGATACCAAAGGGCTTCTTTGGGGACCTCCTCCTGCCTTTTGCTTTTTTCCACGACAACACCTGGTTCTGTGACTGCGGGATCCTCTATTTCAGCCACTGGCTGCAGGACAATGCCAACAACGTGTACATATGGAAGGAGGGTGTGGACGCCAAGGCCATGACCCCCAACGTGACGAGCGTGGGGTGTGTCAATTTGCCCAACACGTTTGTCTACACCTACTCAGGGGAGGGCTGCCACACCCCTGGCGACAGGGACAGCATAGACTACGATGTCTACGAAGAGGATGACAAGGTGCCTACCACAAGGGCTGCGGGCAGCTTCTCTACCCACACCAGTGCCCACACCACCCACTGGGGCCTGCTTTACTCACTGCCGACTGCTCCGCTAGGCCCCCAAGTGTCCTCCTTGCCTCCAACTAAGGAACAGACCACGTTCCGAATTTCTACAGGACCCATCACATTCTCCAAAACTCTAAAACCCACCCCAGAGCCCACAAGCCCGAGCACCCCAGAGCCCACAAGCCCAAGCACCCCAGAGCCCAGAGCCCCGAGCACCCCAGAGCCCAGAGCCCCGAGCACCCCAGAGCCCACAGCCCCGAGCACCCCAGAGCCCACAGCCCCGAGCACCCCAGAGCCCACAGCCCCGAGCACCCCAGAGCCCACAAGCAAGACCTCAGAACCCACCGTATCCTTAACCTCCACTGAACCCACTTCACTTCCCACTATCTTAGAATCCACCACAGCCACCATCTCTGAATTTGTCAACCTCCTGAAGGCCCAGGGGGTGGCTCGGTGGAATGTGGAGAGTTCCAGAAACGACCCTTTTCTCAACTCTGACTTTTGCTGCCTCTTCCTGGGCTTCTATATCTTGGGTCTCCTCTGGCTCCTGTTTGCCTCTGTGGTCCTCATCCTGCTGCTGTTCTGGGTCCAGCACGTGAAACCACAGGCCCTGGCCACAGTCACACACACCTCGCATCTAGAGCTGCAGAGGGGAAGGCAAGTGACAGTGGCCCGGGCCTGGCTGCTTTTCCTCCAAGGCTCGCTCCCCACTTTCCGCTCTAGCCTCTTCCTGTGGGTGCGGCCTAATGGCCGTGTGGGGCCTCTGCTGGCAGGACGGCGGCCCTCAGCCCTGAGCATGGGTCGTGGTCAGGACCTGCTGGGGACAGTGGCTGTTAGGTACTCTGGCCACAGCCTCTGA
- the SLC25A11 gene encoding mitochondrial 2-oxoglutarate/malate carrier protein isoform X1, whose translation MAATASPGASGVNGKPRTSPKSVKFLFGGLAGMGATVFVQPLDLVKNRMQLSGEGAKTREYKTSFHALTSILRAEGLRGIYTGLSAGLLRQATYTTTRLGIYTVLFERLTGADGTPPGFLLKALIGMTAGATGAFVGTPAEVALIRMTADGRLPADQRRGYKNVFNALIRIAREEGVPTLWRGCIPTMARAVVVNAAQLASYSQSKQFLLDSGYFSDNILCHFCASMISGLVTTAASMPVDIVKTRIQNMRMIDGKPEYKNGLDVLVKVVRYEGFFSLWKGFTPYYARLGPHTVLTFIFLEQMNKAYKRLFLSG comes from the exons ATGGCGGCGACGGCGAGTCCCGGGGCTAGTGGGGTGAACGGGAAGCCCCGTACCTCCCCTAAGTCCGTCAAGTTCCTGTTTGGGGGCCTGGCCGG GATGGGAGCTACAGTTTTTGTGCAGCCCCTGGACCTAGTGAAGAACCGGATGCAGCTGAGTGGGGAAGGAGCCAAGACACGAGAGTACAAAACCAGCTTCCATGCTCTCACCAGCATTCTGAGGGCAGAAGGGCTGAGGGGCATTTACACCGG GCTGTCAGCTGGCCTGCTGCGCCAGGCCACCTATACCACTACTCGCCTTGGTATCTATACTGTGCTATTTGAGCGCCTGACTGGGGCTGATGGTACACCCCCTGGCTTTCTGCTGAAGGCGCTGATTGGCATGACTGCAGGTGCAACTGGTGCCTTTGTGGGAACACCAGCTGAGGTGGCTCTTATCCGCATGACCGCTGACGGCCG GCTTCCAGCTGACCAGCGCCGTGGCTACAAAAACGTGTTTAATGCCCTGATTCGAATTGCCCGGGAAGAGGGCGTCCCTACACTATGGAGG ggctgcaTCCCTACCATGGCTCGGGCCGTCGTCGTCAATGCTGCCCAGCTCGCCTCCTACTCCCAGTCCAAGCAGTTTTTACTGGACTCAG GCTACTTCTCTGACAACATCCTGTGCCACTTCTGTGCCAGCATGATCAGTGGCCTGGTCACCACTGCTGCCTCTATGCCTGTGGACATTGTCAAGACCCG GATCCAGAACATGCGAATGATTGACGGGAAGCCGGAATACAAGAACGGGCTG GATGTGCTGGTGAAGGTCGTCCGCTACGAGGGCTTCTTCAGTCTGTGGAAGGGCTTTACACCATACTATGCCCGCCTGGGTCCCCACACTGTCCTCACTTTCATCTTCTTGGAGCAGATGAACAAGGCCTACAAGCGTCTCTTCCTCAGTGGCTGA